The proteins below come from a single Tenuifilum thalassicum genomic window:
- a CDS encoding CheR family methyltransferase has translation MQVSDQDLQYFVNTVKSVSRYNFSEYSEKSLKRRLQKILEDYNLDLTSLLANLKFNKDFLEKIVKEITVNTTELFRDPPVWHLLRSRIIPRFKNNKTINIWHAGCSTGQEVYSMMILLNEMGMLDRAKIFATDLNTDVLEVAKQGVYKYRFNLGYLDNFDKVIKQNPLNFEEYNDVPYEKYFDIDKSKDTITMKKFLTEKPIFRKHDLVVDGNLFFAKFDLILCRNVIIYFNYSLQNKVFELFYNNLYPKGILLLGMHETILGPWATRFERLGQAYIKK, from the coding sequence ATGCAGGTGTCGGATCAAGATTTACAATACTTCGTAAATACAGTTAAAAGTGTTTCTAGGTATAACTTTTCAGAGTATTCTGAGAAGTCGTTAAAGCGACGCCTGCAAAAAATCCTTGAGGATTATAACCTTGATTTAACCAGTTTACTAGCAAATTTAAAATTTAACAAAGATTTTTTAGAAAAGATTGTCAAAGAAATAACTGTAAACACCACAGAACTTTTTCGCGATCCACCAGTATGGCATTTGCTTCGATCAAGAATCATCCCTCGTTTTAAGAACAATAAAACTATCAACATCTGGCATGCAGGTTGCTCCACAGGGCAGGAAGTGTACTCTATGATGATTCTCTTGAATGAGATGGGAATGCTTGATAGGGCTAAAATCTTTGCCACCGATTTAAATACTGATGTGCTAGAGGTTGCCAAGCAGGGTGTTTATAAGTATAGGTTTAATCTGGGTTACTTGGATAATTTCGACAAGGTAATTAAACAAAACCCATTAAACTTCGAAGAGTACAACGATGTTCCTTATGAAAAGTATTTCGACATAGATAAATCGAAAGATACCATCACCATGAAAAAGTTTCTTACAGAGAAGCCTATCTTTAGAAAGCACGACTTGGTGGTTGATGGTAATTTATTCTTTGCAAAGTTCGATTTAATCCTTTGCAGGAATGTTATTATTTACTTTAACTACTCGCTCCAAAACAAAGTTTTTGAGCTGTTTTACAACAATTTGTATCCCAAAGGGATTCTTTTGTTAGGAATGCATGAAACTATACTTGGGCCTTGGGCAACCCGTTTCGAAAGATTAGGACAAGCCTATATTAAAAAGTAA
- the purQ gene encoding phosphoribosylformylglycinamidine synthase subunit PurQ yields MKFGVVVFPGSNCDQDTVYVIKEILEQEVVTLWHKETDFDPNIDVIILPGGFSYGDYLRSGALAKFSPIMSKVIDFANNGGYVFGICNGFQILCESGLLPGALLHNTNQKFICKNIYLVPDSKETALTKYLPRERALKIPIAHGEGRYYADKETLAKMRINGQILFRYSDENGVVSESANPNGSVENIAGVCNERHNVFGMMPHPERASDDELGNTDGRLIFESLIRYIKEMND; encoded by the coding sequence ATGAAGTTTGGAGTTGTAGTTTTTCCAGGGTCTAACTGCGATCAGGATACTGTTTATGTGATAAAAGAAATCCTAGAACAGGAAGTTGTAACGTTATGGCATAAAGAAACCGACTTTGATCCTAATATCGATGTAATAATTCTTCCTGGGGGATTTTCTTATGGCGATTACTTACGTTCAGGTGCCTTAGCTAAGTTTTCACCAATTATGAGCAAAGTTATTGATTTTGCAAATAACGGTGGGTATGTTTTTGGCATTTGCAACGGTTTTCAAATACTTTGTGAAAGTGGATTACTCCCTGGCGCCTTGCTTCACAATACTAACCAAAAGTTCATCTGCAAGAATATTTACCTTGTTCCAGATAGTAAGGAAACAGCTCTTACCAAATATCTGCCTAGGGAGAGAGCTCTAAAAATTCCAATAGCTCATGGCGAAGGACGTTACTATGCCGATAAAGAAACCTTAGCCAAAATGCGAATAAATGGACAGATCTTATTCCGTTATTCCGATGAGAATGGAGTTGTTTCAGAAAGTGCTAATCCAAATGGTTCTGTTGAAAACATTGCAGGAGTTTGCAATGAGAGGCACAATGTTTTTGGAATGATGCCCCATCCAGAGCGAGCTTCGGATGATGAGCTTGGTAATACCGATGGACGTCTTATTTTTGAATCGTTAATTCGTTACATAAAAGAAATGAACGATTAA
- a CDS encoding GAF domain-containing protein — MSRMEKSSRAMPIVILLLSIVGSLLIFSLVYNYLTSSGVHFPAWLIALSLIPTLLVGWFYFYSLKLQNQVSKLNSEIDSLKTQVRSLVKSEDKEEDFVEKKTDYQVWVNKLLPEFDKSDIEKYSEALLANIAKSVDIVQGQFYLKDSETGVFRFISGYAFYSETPPPEYTEGETLAGQVAKNKKLINIDNIPDGYITILSGLGKGSPKHLIITPVLSPDNQTIGIIELASFKPFENDHEELFSLLGRKLGEEISISK, encoded by the coding sequence ATGAGCAGAATGGAAAAATCGAGCAGAGCAATGCCAATAGTTATACTTCTTCTGTCTATTGTTGGCTCATTGCTTATATTTAGCCTAGTATATAACTATTTAACAAGCAGTGGGGTTCATTTTCCTGCTTGGCTTATAGCCCTATCTTTAATTCCAACTTTACTTGTAGGTTGGTTCTACTTTTACAGCCTAAAACTTCAGAACCAGGTATCAAAACTTAACTCTGAGATAGACTCACTTAAGACTCAAGTTAGGTCGTTAGTAAAGTCTGAGGACAAAGAAGAAGATTTTGTTGAGAAAAAAACTGATTATCAGGTCTGGGTTAACAAACTACTTCCCGAATTCGATAAGAGTGATATTGAAAAGTATTCGGAAGCATTACTGGCCAATATTGCTAAAAGTGTTGATATTGTTCAGGGACAATTCTATCTTAAAGATTCTGAGACTGGCGTATTCCGGTTTATATCTGGTTATGCTTTTTATTCCGAGACACCTCCCCCTGAATATACTGAGGGAGAAACCTTGGCTGGTCAGGTTGCCAAAAATAAAAAGCTAATTAATATCGATAACATTCCAGATGGTTATATCACTATCCTTTCTGGACTTGGGAAAGGATCTCCTAAACATCTTATTATTACACCAGTACTTTCGCCCGATAATCAAACTATTGGTATAATTGAGTTGGCTTCATTTAAACCTTTTGAAAACGACCACGAAGAACTTTTTTCATTGCTTGGCCGTAAACTAGGAGAAGAAATTAGTATTTCAAAATAA
- a CDS encoding chemotaxis protein CheB: protein MYKAVIIGGSAGSFQVITRILHSLSPDYPLPVLLCLHRLKHVRSGFVEALSIKSGIPIIEPNDKEQIKPGKAYLAPANYHMFVELGNKIALSTEDPVNHSRPSIDLSFITAAQVYREKLVGIILSGANRDGAYGLKKIKDLGGLAIVQDPNECQVRTMTEASLRMTPVDHVFTTNEIIRFLQKIKA, encoded by the coding sequence ATGTATAAAGCAGTTATTATAGGAGGTTCAGCAGGTAGTTTTCAGGTTATTACCAGAATTTTACATTCTTTGTCCCCCGACTACCCTTTGCCAGTTTTGCTTTGTTTACATCGTTTAAAGCATGTGAGAAGTGGATTTGTGGAGGCGTTGTCCATTAAGTCGGGAATACCAATTATTGAGCCAAACGATAAAGAACAAATAAAGCCAGGCAAAGCATATTTAGCACCTGCAAACTACCATATGTTTGTTGAACTCGGGAACAAAATTGCTTTATCAACTGAAGATCCTGTTAACCATTCGCGCCCTAGTATCGACCTATCATTTATTACTGCGGCTCAAGTTTATCGTGAAAAACTTGTAGGGATAATTCTTTCTGGTGCTAACCGCGATGGAGCCTATGGGTTAAAGAAAATTAAAGATCTTGGAGGACTTGCAATTGTCCAAGACCCAAACGAATGCCAAGTACGTACAATGACTGAGGCATCGCTTAGAATGACTCCCGTTGATCATGTTTTCACAACTAATGAAATAATAAGATTTTTACAAAAAATTAAGGCTTAA
- a CDS encoding SiaB family protein kinase: protein MDRKNVRGFLEFVYDFYKSMKAHEITLVYEGEITHQITKAFTSLTESNMAKEEESNSVQKKVFHVMVECLQNISKHADTFGSDDFLFAGRGIFMVSKGDEEYHVTTGNVIENSKIEELSKILDHINSLDKEGLKQLYKTQMREGRLSEKGGAGLGFIDIARKTGRKLDYHFLPIDEETHFFVLTSTISRTE, encoded by the coding sequence ATGGATAGAAAAAACGTTAGAGGGTTTCTTGAGTTTGTATACGACTTTTATAAGTCGATGAAAGCTCATGAAATAACCCTGGTTTATGAGGGTGAAATTACCCATCAAATAACCAAAGCCTTTACCTCTCTTACCGAGTCGAATATGGCAAAGGAAGAGGAGTCAAACTCTGTTCAAAAGAAAGTATTCCATGTAATGGTGGAGTGCTTGCAAAACATTAGCAAACATGCCGATACCTTTGGCTCCGATGATTTCTTGTTTGCTGGACGAGGCATTTTTATGGTTAGCAAAGGCGATGAAGAATACCACGTTACTACAGGTAACGTGATTGAGAACAGTAAGATAGAAGAACTTTCCAAAATCCTCGACCATATTAACTCATTGGACAAGGAGGGCCTTAAACAGCTCTACAAAACACAAATGCGCGAAGGGCGCCTTTCAGAGAAAGGGGGTGCTGGCCTTGGATTTATCGATATAGCCCGGAAAACAGGTAGAAAACTTGACTACCATTTTTTACCTATTGATGAGGAAACGCACTTCTTTGTATTAACTTCAACCATTTCAAGAACTGAATAA
- a CDS encoding PAS domain S-box protein: protein MISYSSISTTNNQDVIRKKVLHAFLLGILFPLIAWTVDIVLQTKPITLGNILLIHSQNPMHWIIDLAPFVMAFYTWWVTTSNLRKILILEKELRQRDEDIEKNAQFAKLIGEGNYNAPFEIGGDDDILGKSLLLMRDNLLANQKKEAEQNWITKGKDEVSHILRLHHNLDELAYDVLVKLINYIRSIQGAIYLYDEEKDRLINLATYAYNRRKYIKQEFKIGEGLIGECAYERDYIYRTEIPDDYVTITSGILGDKKPKSLLLIPLITDEKLEGVLEFASLDDEIPELTIRFLKEVGEIIARTIFNLRINQKTERLLQEAQQMAQELRENEEELRQNAEEMRITQEELEISNAKLESKIQEVENAQKRLHSLLENASEIISIYNSDKQLTYISPSVTKILGYTPQEMMSGKDFDRLTRKGESAFNEMFEQLLENPRIAITIQYTFMKKDGEKIFLEVTGRNLLDDPAIGGIIINSRDITERKRAEKEERMRSKMQSLSENSPDIIMRVNPSGQFFYANPMVGKYLGINNNELINQTISVLDNIPELYNFIRDAIKTIRVEKENYEGEITFNTNLGETVMHIVAIPEFNENELETILFVAHDITDQKKTEREIQEKNRKITESINYAQRIQTSILPSNKIIRQYLPKSFIYYHPRDVVSGDFPWFFVKDDFIYIAAVDCTGHGVPGALLSFIGFFTLNNVVDHDSSYTAGQILDHLHYGVRKTLKQDRPDADARDGMDIAFCKIDPKSNELQYSGAHRPLYFVRNGELTQYKGDRKAIGGIPHPKKAEEPFTNYTITYKPGDRIFFFSDGIVDQVGGPIKKKFGAPAVREIIINNQNTPIQELHSVFENAVTEYQGDNKQVDDILLIGIEF from the coding sequence ATGATATCATATAGCTCAATATCAACAACTAATAATCAGGATGTAATACGAAAAAAAGTATTACATGCTTTTTTGTTAGGTATCCTGTTTCCTTTAATTGCTTGGACTGTTGATATCGTTTTACAGACAAAGCCAATAACACTGGGGAATATTTTGTTAATTCACTCTCAAAATCCAATGCACTGGATTATTGATTTAGCCCCGTTTGTTATGGCATTTTATACATGGTGGGTTACCACAAGTAACCTCCGAAAAATTCTTATTCTTGAAAAGGAACTCCGTCAGCGCGACGAAGACATTGAAAAGAATGCACAGTTTGCAAAGCTCATAGGAGAAGGGAACTATAATGCACCATTTGAAATAGGAGGAGATGATGATATCTTGGGGAAGTCGTTGCTTTTAATGCGCGATAACCTGCTGGCTAATCAGAAAAAGGAGGCAGAACAGAACTGGATTACCAAAGGGAAAGATGAAGTATCCCATATTTTACGTTTGCATCATAACCTCGATGAGCTAGCCTACGATGTTCTGGTTAAACTAATCAACTACATTCGGTCAATACAGGGTGCCATTTATCTTTACGACGAGGAAAAAGATCGGTTAATCAATCTTGCAACATACGCTTATAACAGAAGGAAGTATATCAAGCAAGAGTTTAAAATAGGAGAGGGGTTAATTGGAGAATGTGCTTATGAACGCGATTATATCTATCGTACCGAAATTCCCGATGATTATGTTACCATAACCTCAGGTATCCTAGGCGATAAGAAACCCAAAAGCTTATTGCTCATCCCATTAATAACAGATGAAAAACTTGAAGGAGTGCTAGAATTTGCTTCCTTAGACGATGAGATTCCTGAGTTAACCATTCGATTCCTAAAAGAAGTTGGAGAAATTATTGCTCGAACAATATTCAATCTTCGTATTAATCAGAAAACAGAAAGACTCCTTCAGGAGGCTCAACAAATGGCACAAGAACTCCGCGAGAATGAGGAGGAACTTCGCCAGAACGCTGAGGAAATGAGAATAACTCAGGAGGAACTTGAAATCTCTAATGCGAAGTTAGAATCAAAAATTCAAGAAGTTGAGAATGCCCAAAAACGCTTACATTCACTCCTTGAGAACGCTTCGGAAATAATTTCAATATACAATAGCGATAAACAGCTTACCTATATCAGTCCTTCTGTTACCAAAATCCTAGGATACACTCCTCAAGAAATGATGAGCGGTAAAGACTTTGATCGCTTAACTCGAAAGGGTGAGTCTGCATTCAATGAGATGTTTGAACAACTTCTGGAGAATCCTAGAATTGCAATTACCATTCAGTACACCTTTATGAAAAAAGATGGTGAGAAAATATTTCTTGAGGTTACAGGAAGGAATCTACTTGATGACCCTGCAATTGGTGGTATTATCATCAATTCACGGGATATCACTGAGCGCAAACGCGCCGAGAAAGAAGAGCGAATGCGTAGCAAAATGCAGTCGCTTTCCGAAAATTCACCAGATATTATCATGAGGGTGAACCCTTCAGGACAGTTCTTCTATGCTAATCCCATGGTAGGTAAATACCTTGGTATAAACAATAATGAACTTATTAATCAAACCATTTCGGTTCTTGATAATATTCCCGAACTGTATAACTTTATTCGGGATGCAATAAAGACAATTAGGGTAGAAAAAGAGAACTATGAAGGAGAAATAACCTTTAACACCAATCTTGGCGAAACGGTGATGCACATTGTTGCAATACCTGAGTTTAACGAGAATGAGTTGGAAACAATCCTTTTTGTTGCACATGATATAACAGATCAGAAAAAAACAGAAAGGGAGATTCAAGAAAAGAATAGAAAGATTACAGAGAGTATAAATTATGCTCAACGAATTCAAACATCTATTTTGCCCAGCAATAAAATAATAAGGCAGTACCTCCCTAAATCTTTTATTTACTACCATCCACGCGATGTGGTTAGTGGTGATTTCCCTTGGTTTTTTGTAAAAGACGATTTTATTTACATTGCTGCTGTAGATTGTACTGGACATGGTGTTCCTGGCGCACTGCTCTCATTTATTGGCTTTTTCACTCTTAACAACGTGGTTGACCACGATTCCTCATATACCGCAGGCCAAATACTTGATCATCTTCATTATGGTGTACGGAAAACCCTAAAGCAGGATCGACCCGATGCCGATGCTCGTGATGGCATGGATATTGCTTTTTGTAAGATTGACCCAAAATCTAATGAGTTGCAGTATTCAGGTGCACATAGGCCCCTTTATTTTGTTCGAAACGGTGAACTAACACAATACAAAGGCGATAGAAAAGCCATTGGCGGTATACCTCACCCTAAAAAGGCTGAAGAACCTTTTACCAATTATACCATAACCTATAAACCAGGCGATAGAATATTCTTTTTCTCCGATGGTATAGTTGATCAGGTTGGTGGTCCTATAAAGAAAAAATTTGGAGCACCTGCTGTTCGGGAAATAATTATTAATAACCAAAACACACCAATTCAGGAACTTCATAGTGTTTTTGAGAATGCAGTTACAGAATATCAAGGTGATAATAAACAGGTTGATGATATACTATTAATTGGAATTGAATTTTAA
- a CDS encoding endonuclease/exonuclease/phosphatase family protein, with the protein MRKNLFKLVLTVIAFAFAFFILFLIYSTITFYKPKDKEVLLSLHSSDTLDVNVNYSVLSWNIGYAGLGDNMDFFYDGGKKVRDSKERTLQNFDSIQSFLKKADANFLMLQEVDIFSRRSYGTNQLVLLSQSLKKYTYFAHNYKVSFVPIPLKSPMGVVNSGIVTLSDFIPQRVVRYQLPGLLPWPKRIFSLRRCILVCRYPVKGGNELVLINIHNSAYEGSTLNNEELNFIKQFAITEYQKGNFVLAGGDWNQTPPGLSLDKFGESYEIENFSVRPIPNKLMPTNWIWGYDSSKPTNRFLDKPLSDNTRKVILDFFLISPNVELVEEKTIDLHFKSSDHNPIILKFKLKPNQN; encoded by the coding sequence ATGAGAAAGAATTTATTTAAATTGGTTTTAACAGTTATTGCTTTTGCATTTGCATTTTTTATTCTATTTCTAATTTACAGTACGATAACCTTTTATAAACCAAAAGATAAGGAGGTCCTATTATCGTTGCATAGCTCCGACACACTTGATGTTAACGTAAACTACTCTGTTTTAAGTTGGAACATTGGGTATGCAGGTTTAGGTGATAATATGGATTTTTTCTACGATGGCGGGAAAAAGGTTAGGGATAGCAAAGAGAGAACTCTACAAAATTTTGACTCGATACAATCATTCTTAAAAAAGGCAGATGCTAACTTTCTAATGTTGCAAGAGGTTGATATTTTTTCAAGACGCTCATACGGAACAAATCAGTTAGTACTGCTTTCGCAATCATTAAAAAAATACACATACTTTGCTCACAACTATAAAGTATCTTTTGTTCCTATTCCCCTCAAAAGCCCAATGGGGGTAGTAAATTCAGGCATTGTAACCTTATCGGATTTTATTCCACAAAGAGTTGTTCGTTACCAGCTACCTGGACTTCTACCATGGCCAAAGCGTATTTTTAGCTTACGCCGATGCATTCTAGTTTGCCGTTACCCTGTAAAGGGAGGAAATGAGCTGGTGCTAATAAATATTCATAATTCTGCTTACGAAGGTAGCACGCTTAACAATGAGGAGTTGAACTTTATTAAGCAATTTGCAATAACAGAGTACCAAAAGGGAAACTTTGTACTCGCAGGAGGCGACTGGAACCAAACTCCTCCAGGTTTATCCCTTGATAAATTTGGGGAAAGCTATGAAATAGAAAATTTTAGCGTTAGACCTATCCCTAATAAACTTATGCCTACTAATTGGATTTGGGGGTATGATTCATCAAAACCTACTAACAGGTTTTTAGATAAACCATTATCGGATAATACTAGAAAAGTAATACTCGATTTTTTTCTTATTTCTCCTAATGTTGAATTGGTAGAGGAAAAAACAATCGACTTACATTTCAAAAGTTCCGATCATAATCCAATTATTTTGAAGTTTAAGCTTAAACCTAACCAAAATTAA
- a CDS encoding CheR family methyltransferase, with product MQIRYEIGIVDTRNVIKTLLDEYGLDFRDYALTSFKRRLEHIISLYALRDGEGLIAKLKNNKEFIDEFLYHIYPETSEMFRDPSFWRALRDEIIPELLKGSPTKPRIWIAAFDSGEELYSLAITLHELNLLDKVNIYCNILSEKNIVRITSGQLDPKDMEINEANYMRFNDKGKYSNYYQAEGGNIKFNVELIKDVKFVKQNSLIEENPGATKLIIFRNQAIYYNQTLTDKIIERFSNSLVPGGFLAVGVKETLNNSSLSNKFTLFNESERIYKRKSV from the coding sequence ATGCAAATTAGGTACGAAATAGGGATTGTTGACACTCGTAATGTTATTAAAACATTGCTTGATGAATATGGTTTAGATTTTCGTGATTATGCTCTTACTTCATTTAAACGCAGACTTGAGCATATTATTTCATTATACGCCCTTCGTGATGGAGAGGGATTAATAGCTAAGTTAAAGAATAACAAAGAGTTTATTGATGAATTTCTTTACCATATTTATCCAGAAACATCAGAAATGTTTAGGGATCCTTCGTTTTGGAGAGCTTTACGTGATGAGATTATTCCGGAATTATTAAAGGGTAGTCCTACTAAACCAAGAATTTGGATCGCAGCCTTTGATTCTGGTGAAGAACTGTACTCCCTAGCTATTACACTCCATGAATTAAACTTGCTAGATAAGGTGAATATTTATTGCAACATTCTATCTGAAAAAAATATAGTTAGGATTACGTCGGGTCAGCTCGACCCCAAAGATATGGAGATTAATGAGGCAAATTACATGAGGTTTAACGATAAAGGTAAATACTCAAACTATTATCAAGCTGAAGGAGGCAATATTAAGTTTAATGTTGAGTTGATTAAAGATGTTAAGTTTGTCAAACAAAATTCACTAATCGAAGAGAACCCTGGAGCAACAAAGCTGATTATTTTCAGAAACCAAGCAATTTACTATAACCAGACATTAACCGATAAAATTATTGAGAGGTTCTCAAATAGTTTGGTTCCTGGAGGCTTTTTGGCAGTAGGAGTAAAAGAAACATTGAATAATAGTAGTTTAAGCAATAAATTTACTTTATTCAACGAGTCAGAACGAATTTACAAGCGTAAAAGTGTATAA
- a CDS encoding DUF1987 domain-containing protein, giving the protein MEVIKIMGTDDTPTVILDAENEIFEISGRSLPEDVTAFYDPILQWLDEYSESPNAKTIFTFKLVYFNTASSKLLLDILMKLEQLKENGHDVLVRWYYPDDDEDMQEAGEEYADIVDVPFEQVGYTLS; this is encoded by the coding sequence ATGGAAGTAATCAAGATAATGGGTACCGACGATACCCCAACCGTGATTTTAGATGCTGAAAACGAAATTTTCGAAATCTCGGGTCGTTCGCTCCCAGAGGATGTAACGGCTTTCTATGATCCCATTTTACAGTGGCTTGATGAGTACTCCGAATCACCAAATGCAAAAACTATCTTTACCTTTAAACTGGTTTATTTCAACACTGCTAGTTCAAAGCTGTTGCTCGACATACTTATGAAGTTAGAGCAGCTAAAAGAAAATGGGCATGATGTGTTGGTTCGTTGGTATTATCCCGACGATGATGAGGATATGCAAGAAGCAGGTGAAGAATATGCCGACATAGTAGACGTTCCATTTGAACAAGTTGGCTACACTCTAAGCTAA
- a CDS encoding PAS domain-containing protein, with amino-acid sequence MKVFANLKLAQKIQLTIIPLMVVLFIIAGLSVNYLATKRTLNNAIKDANIYLDKLIEIASIIDNKTGNGLSSNDLFELKPYFSKAAYFQTDYPAIISRNGEYLLHITNQGGRLPVNVIKQIKSSKSKEGSVTFYDLSTTNSKKKILVYKYYKPFNAYFAIAINPDEVVGQVKSNRLLMFLLLLIASALTTVVVIRILKPTTKQLNKLVARLNMLSEGDLPPKIEINEKNEIGTLSSSLNKLIDGLRNTTEFARHIEQDKLDYEFKPLSNKDQLGHALLQMRESLKKAKIEDEKRKIQDENRSWFNAGLAKFGDILRQNNNNLSNLADSVIQNLVTYLDANQGGIFMLRENDSEKHLDLLSSFAYNRKKFIQKTIHLGEGLVGTCAVERQTIYLKEIPENYITITSGLGEATPRSLLIVPLKLEDEIFGVIELASFNEFTDLQIEFVEKVSESIASTLNSVRNSIRTQELLEQSQQQREEMAAQEEEMRQNMEEMQATQEEMQRKNLELEIINSAINQSLVSCSLNEDGVILGANIIFQDMLGYDAQLLEGTMFENLIDENERPEFQKLWQSVLNGNSINTTLHLFGKNNIERYILATISPGFDSMGILIKILLIGHDITETKKLELMTQKQAKEIEKNILQIKKEQEISALRQKETETLLKALDQNCLVTIIEPDGLISYINNKNVEVLGDKKEVIENRYLQDIDYTAKHKPKEFKRFWSALLKGQKQTREFSLKVGDTVRWVQENYTPIIDQNGNLYKIINIGLDITESKQKEEELNKAIELLKKQIKNK; translated from the coding sequence ATGAAGGTATTTGCAAACTTAAAACTTGCGCAAAAAATTCAGCTTACCATAATTCCTTTAATGGTAGTTCTTTTTATTATTGCTGGGTTATCTGTTAATTACCTAGCAACTAAAAGAACCCTCAATAATGCAATAAAAGATGCTAATATTTATCTTGATAAACTCATTGAAATAGCAAGTATTATTGATAATAAAACTGGGAATGGTCTCTCCTCTAATGATTTGTTTGAGCTAAAACCTTACTTTTCAAAAGCAGCTTACTTTCAAACAGATTATCCTGCAATTATTTCTCGGAATGGCGAGTATTTGCTACATATCACAAATCAGGGCGGTAGGTTACCAGTGAATGTTATAAAACAAATAAAATCAAGTAAAAGCAAGGAGGGGAGTGTCACTTTCTATGACCTGTCGACTACTAATTCTAAAAAGAAAATATTAGTTTATAAGTATTATAAACCATTTAACGCTTATTTTGCCATTGCCATTAACCCAGATGAAGTAGTGGGTCAGGTAAAGTCAAATAGGCTACTAATGTTTTTACTTTTATTAATTGCCTCAGCATTAACAACTGTTGTTGTAATTAGGATACTTAAACCCACAACAAAACAGCTTAATAAACTAGTAGCTCGCTTGAATATGTTATCGGAAGGAGACTTACCTCCTAAGATTGAGATAAATGAAAAGAATGAAATAGGTACATTATCAAGTTCACTGAATAAGCTAATTGATGGGTTAAGAAATACTACCGAGTTTGCAAGGCATATTGAACAGGATAAGCTTGACTATGAATTTAAACCGCTAAGCAATAAAGATCAGCTAGGCCATGCATTGTTGCAAATGCGCGAAAGCCTTAAAAAGGCTAAAATAGAAGATGAAAAACGTAAAATACAAGATGAAAACAGGAGCTGGTTTAATGCTGGGCTAGCTAAATTTGGTGATATACTTCGTCAGAATAACAACAACCTATCCAACCTTGCCGATAGTGTAATACAAAATCTTGTGACGTATTTAGATGCAAATCAAGGTGGAATTTTTATGCTTCGCGAAAATGATTCGGAGAAACATCTTGATTTATTATCGTCCTTTGCTTATAACAGAAAGAAGTTTATTCAAAAAACTATTCACCTAGGTGAAGGCTTAGTGGGTACCTGTGCTGTTGAACGACAAACGATTTACCTAAAAGAGATACCCGAAAATTATATTACTATAACCTCAGGATTAGGAGAGGCAACACCCCGATCGTTACTTATTGTTCCGTTGAAGCTTGAAGATGAAATATTTGGTGTTATTGAGCTTGCATCGTTTAACGAGTTTACAGACTTACAAATAGAGTTTGTCGAGAAAGTGAGCGAGAGTATAGCGTCTACGTTAAACTCTGTAAGAAATAGTATTCGAACTCAGGAACTGTTGGAGCAATCGCAGCAGCAGAGAGAAGAAATGGCTGCCCAAGAAGAAGAGATGCGACAAAATATGGAAGAGATGCAGGCCACTCAAGAAGAGATGCAGCGTAAGAACCTTGAACTTGAGATAATAAATTCTGCGATTAACCAATCATTAGTATCCTGTTCACTCAATGAGGATGGTGTTATCTTAGGGGCAAACATCATTTTCCAAGATATGTTAGGTTACGATGCCCAGCTTTTAGAAGGGACAATGTTTGAAAACCTAATTGATGAGAACGAGCGACCAGAGTTTCAAAAACTTTGGCAATCTGTTCTTAATGGTAATTCAATTAACACTACCCTGCACTTATTTGGGAAGAATAATATTGAACGGTATATCCTGGCCACCATTTCTCCTGGCTTTGACTCCATGGGAATTCTAATTAAGATTCTTCTTATTGGCCACGATATTACTGAAACCAAGAAACTTGAACTGATGACCCAAAAGCAGGCAAAAGAAATTGAGAAGAATATACTCCAAATCAAGAAAGAACAGGAAATATCTGCGCTGCGTCAAAAAGAGACAGAAACTCTATTGAAAGCATTGGACCAGAACTGCTTGGTTACTATTATTGAACCCGATGGGCTTATTTCTTATATCAATAATAAGAATGTTGAGGTTTTAGGTGATAAGAAAGAGGTTATTGAAAACAGGTATCTTCAGGATATTGACTACACAGCCAAACATAAACCTAAGGAATTTAAGAGATTCTGGAGCGCTCTCCTAAAAGGTCAAAAACAAACGCGTGAATTTTCGCTTAAGGTTGGTGATACTGTTCGGTGGGTTCAGGAAAACTATACTCCAATAATTGACCAGAATGGTAACCTGTATAAGATTATCAATATTGGACTTGATATTACCGAAAGCAAACAAAAAGAGGAGGAATTGAACAAAGCTATTGAACTTTTAAAGAAGCAGATAAAGAATAAGTAG